From Anopheles coluzzii chromosome 3, AcolN3, whole genome shotgun sequence, the proteins below share one genomic window:
- the LOC120959247 gene encoding ninjurin-B-like, which produces MDQIVENPMEEAIEMVDKTDEPNVLAADAMDACASPTDVKITVCVQKGDIPMESLGTSDEHDSTSDHEDTTTSASPKRRHLPKGIVTSALDISLLTANANQLRLLLSYNEKSRTYFVCISLVIISLVMEIMQGLGVIVMKSYPKIVPKMGITLSILVAVITVVNVLLAALLQV; this is translated from the exons ATGGATCAGATAGTCGAAAATCCAATGGAAGAGGCGATCGAAATGGTCGATAAAACGGACGAGCCGAATGTACTCGCAGCAGACGCAATGGATGCGTGTGCAAGTCCAACAGACGTTAAGATAACTGTATGCGTACAAAAAGGAGATATTCCTATGGAATCACTTGGCACATCAGACGAACACGATTCAACGTCTGATCATGAAGATACAACAACATCCGCCTCGCCGAAGCGTCGTCATCTGCCGAAAGGCATCGTGACCAGCGCGCTGGATATCTCCCTGCTGACGGCCAATGCTAACCAGTTGCGTCTTCTGCTATCGTACAATGAAAAGTCTAGAACATATTTTGTGTGCATCTCCTTGGTCATTATCTCGCTTGTGATGGAGATCATGCAAGGGTTGGGTGTCATCGTCATGAAG aGCTATCCAAAGATTGTACCAAAGATGGGCATAACCTTATCAATCCTTGTTGCTGTCATAACGGTCGTTAACGTACTGCTAGCAGCTTTACTTCAAGTATAA